From Sceloporus undulatus isolate JIND9_A2432 ecotype Alabama chromosome 6, SceUnd_v1.1, whole genome shotgun sequence, one genomic window encodes:
- the GPR141 gene encoding probable G-protein coupled receptor 141: MTKGNSRIMAEENGTLYNINSSQAPELVSYHFIWNPVLITTYTVVFIGGMCGAIRMSFLLVTMNTLSVTTTAIINLVVIHSLFLVTVPFRLYYYITDDWIFEPFFCKVVSIMVHLHMYLTFLFYVIVLLIRGLIFFQWKDKVEFYRNLHAVAMSTAVWILAFATIVPVMSLWYGQMGDYDGNRCFTFHQEFKAEAVKVVNYTLIGIMVIITCALLGLQVFMLLKVVKKVSGSIWPHQEFRAQLKSSFFILVIIFCFLPHHFFRIYYIQHVNEKQYSHLALYNEVCLSITAISCLDLFSFVIGGRKILRQKIFALSCC; encoded by the coding sequence ATGACCAAAGGAAATTCTAGAATCATGGCTGAAGAGAATGGAACTCTTTATAATATAAACTCATCCCAGGCTCCAGAATTAGTTTCTTATCACTTTATTTGGAATCCTGTCTTGATCACAACATACACAGTAGTGTTTATTGGTGGCATGTGTGGAGCCATCAGAATGTCGTTTTTGCTAGTGACAATGAATACATTATCCGTGACCACAACAGCAATTATAAACTTGGTGGTGATCCACAGTCTCTTTCTTGTGACTGTGCCATTTCGCCTGTATTACTATATCACGGATGACTGGATCTTTGAGCCATTCTTTTGTAAAGTTGTGAGCATAATGGTACATTTGCACATGTACCTCACCTTTCTATTCTATGTAATTGTGTTATTAATCAGGGGTCTTATTTTCTTTCAGTGGAAGGATAAGGTGGAATTCTACAGAAATTTGCATGCTGTTGCTATGAGCACAGCTGTATGGATTTTGGCTTTTGCTACCATTGTGCCGGTAATGTCTCTTTGGTATGGGCAAATGGGGGACTATGACGGAAACAGATGTTTTACTTTTCACCAGGAGTTCAAGGCTGAAGCAGTGAAAGTTGTGAACTATACTTTAATTGGCATAATGGTTATTATAACATGTGCCCTTTTGGGCTTGCAAGTTTTCATGCTTCTAAAGGTGGTAAAGAAGGTGTCAGGATCCATATGGCCACATCAAGAGTTTCGGGCCCAACTGAAaagctctttttttattttagtcATCATTTTTTGCTTCCTCCCTCATCACTTCTTTCGGATTTATTATATTCAGCATGTGAATGAGAAACAGTATTCTCACTTGGCTTTATACAATGAAGTCTGCTTGAGCATAACAGCAATAAGTTGCcttgatttgttttcttttgtgatcGGTGGAAGGAAAATCTTGAGGCAAAAAATCTTTGCACTGTCCTGTTGTTAA